In Phocoena sinus isolate mPhoSin1 chromosome X, mPhoSin1.pri, whole genome shotgun sequence, a genomic segment contains:
- the APLN gene encoding apelin produces the protein MNLRLCVQALLLLWLSLSAVCGGPLLQTSDGKGMEESTIRHLVQPRGPRSGPGPWQGGRRKFRRQRPRLSHKGPMPF, from the exons ATGAATCTGCGGCTCTGCGTGCAGGCGCTCCTGCTGCTCTGGCTCTCCTTGAGCGCGGTGTGTGGAG GGCCCCTGCTGCAGACTTCTGACGGGAAGGGGATGGAGGAAAGCACCATCCGCCACCTGGTGCAGCCCAGAGGGCCGAGGAGCGGCCCAGGGCCCTGGCAGGGAGGTCGGAGGAAGTTCCGCCGCCAGCGGCCGCGCCTCTCCCATAAGGGCCCCATGCCTTTCTGA